The following coding sequences are from one Candidatus Dependentiae bacterium window:
- the argS gene encoding arginine--tRNA ligase: MNIIEQIQKDFNDYLERLFDISPDLTAQTSLIINTDENKSEFGDLNSNAAMVLAKTLGKRPMEVAELIAGGFTHEQVKEIALHPPGFLNLFLTDDALQNLAKQMHDQKKTFFKIYQNSKENINIEFVSANPTGPLHVGHGRGAIIGDVLANVLNFSGLKATKEFYINNAGNQMQKLGMSFKIRCMQLLEQDVALPEEAYHGEYLLELAKPLVAQEGQQLLEKPEAFFSQYAEEHLLAALKKTLEDYGVTFDVWFPETKLHNDGEIEKALKILHQNGYLYEKDGATWFKATAFGDDKDRVLIKDDGQYTYASADVAYMQDKIDRGFNHLIMILGHDHHSYLMRLKCIQQALGLAEYPLDIILYQLVKMKQSGDLVRMSKRAGNIVTLHDVIQTVGKDVARFFFLNRKADAQLEFNIDLAMKKTDENPVYYVQYAYVRTKSILKKAEEIKALHSINSDDAQFITHEEALLLKKMAALRSILETICKNNQTHLLTYYVLELANIFHSYYGQHRVIDEEHIEQSRGRLLLISILKDTFETVLTLLGISCPEKM; encoded by the coding sequence ATGAACATAATTGAACAAATACAAAAAGATTTTAATGATTATCTTGAACGACTATTTGATATTAGTCCTGATCTCACCGCACAAACATCTTTAATAATAAACACGGATGAAAACAAAAGTGAGTTTGGCGATTTAAATTCAAATGCTGCAATGGTATTGGCAAAAACATTGGGTAAACGGCCCATGGAAGTTGCTGAACTCATTGCAGGTGGTTTTACTCATGAGCAAGTAAAAGAGATTGCACTGCACCCTCCCGGATTTTTAAATCTTTTTTTAACTGACGATGCATTGCAAAATTTAGCAAAACAGATGCACGATCAAAAAAAAACATTTTTTAAGATCTACCAAAACAGTAAAGAAAACATAAACATTGAATTTGTAAGCGCTAATCCTACCGGTCCATTACATGTTGGCCACGGCCGCGGTGCCATTATTGGCGATGTTCTGGCAAATGTCCTTAACTTTTCCGGCCTGAAAGCAACAAAAGAATTTTATATCAATAATGCCGGCAATCAAATGCAAAAACTTGGCATGTCATTCAAAATTCGTTGCATGCAACTATTGGAACAAGATGTCGCACTACCGGAAGAGGCCTATCATGGCGAATATCTACTCGAACTTGCAAAACCTCTGGTTGCACAAGAAGGCCAACAATTACTAGAAAAACCTGAAGCATTTTTTAGTCAATATGCTGAAGAACATCTGCTTGCTGCATTAAAAAAGACACTCGAAGATTATGGTGTTACCTTTGATGTGTGGTTCCCTGAAACAAAACTACATAACGATGGTGAAATCGAAAAAGCACTCAAAATATTGCATCAAAACGGTTATCTGTATGAAAAAGATGGCGCAACATGGTTCAAGGCAACTGCATTTGGTGATGACAAAGATCGCGTATTAATCAAAGATGACGGACAGTATACCTATGCTTCAGCCGATGTTGCTTATATGCAGGATAAAATCGATCGCGGCTTTAATCATTTAATTATGATTTTAGGGCATGATCACCATAGTTATTTAATGCGCTTGAAATGCATTCAACAAGCACTTGGCCTTGCAGAATACCCACTTGATATTATTCTCTATCAATTGGTAAAAATGAAACAAAGTGGCGATTTAGTCCGCATGTCAAAACGTGCAGGAAACATTGTTACGTTACACGATGTCATCCAAACAGTTGGCAAAGATGTTGCTCGATTCTTCTTTTTAAACAGAAAAGCTGATGCACAACTTGAATTTAATATCGATTTAGCAATGAAAAAAACGGATGAAAACCCGGTATATTATGTGCAGTATGCCTATGTCCGCACAAAAAGCATTTTGAAAAAAGCAGAAGAAATCAAAGCACTGCACAGTATTAACTCAGACGATGCACAATTCATTACACATGAAGAAGCTTTATTGCTCAAAAAAATGGCTGCTTTGCGCTCTATCCTTGAAACTATCTGCAAAAACAACCAAACACACCTGTTGACCTATTATGTGTTAGAATTAGCAAACATATTCCATAGCTATTATGGACAACACCGCGTCATTGACGAAGAGCATATTGAACAAAGTCGCGGACGTTTATTGTTAATTTCAATTTTAAAAGATACATTCGAAACTGTATTAACCCTATTGGGCATCTCCTGCCCTGAAAAAATGTAA
- the tsf gene encoding translation elongation factor Ts, whose protein sequence is MAKVDIKLIQELRDRTGLGMMDCKKALVETDGDVEKAVEILRKKGAAVAAKRSGKDTEQGIVYAYIHPGDQVGVMLELNCETDFVAQNDQVKQFARDLGMHIAAMKPLYLSSEDVDPKFLEHEKEILRAQLADSGKPEKIVNQILEGKLKKLYSDICLLDQTFVKNDQMTVREVLQDLMAKTGENIKIKHFVRYQIGA, encoded by the coding sequence ATGGCAAAAGTTGACATTAAATTAATTCAAGAATTACGTGATCGCACCGGTTTAGGCATGATGGACTGTAAAAAGGCCCTTGTAGAAACTGATGGCGATGTTGAAAAAGCGGTAGAAATCTTGCGTAAAAAAGGTGCTGCTGTTGCTGCAAAACGTTCGGGCAAAGATACTGAGCAAGGTATCGTATACGCATACATTCACCCTGGTGACCAAGTTGGCGTTATGCTGGAACTTAATTGTGAAACCGATTTTGTTGCACAAAATGATCAAGTAAAGCAGTTCGCACGCGATTTAGGTATGCATATTGCAGCTATGAAACCATTGTATCTTTCATCTGAAGATGTTGATCCTAAATTTCTTGAACATGAAAAAGAGATCTTAAGAGCTCAACTTGCTGATTCAGGAAAACCGGAAAAAATCGTTAATCAGATTTTGGAAGGCAAATTAAAAAAACTGTACTCTGACATTTGCTTACTTGATCAAACATTTGTTAAGAATGATCAAATGACAGTACGAGAAGTTTTACAAGATTTAATGGCAAAAACCGGTGAAAACATCAAGATTAAACATTTTGTCCGTTATCAAATTGGTGCATAA
- the pyrH gene encoding UMP kinase (Catalyzes the phosphorylation of UMP to UDP) produces the protein MIAKKRILLKLTGEAFLAQDGKTLCPKTLQAIIAQIKELKNSHQFGIVVGGGNFFRGAKEGKMLGMQPSSAHQVGILATTLNGIILKNLLEQQEVKTTIFCAIECPPAGTPISQQGITSSIKKDNTLVFTGGTGNPFFTTDTNAILRGLQMQADEIWKGTKVDGVYNKDPHKYADAQRYTHLTYKTALNEHLKIMDPPSYALAEEHNQTVRIFNIFEPKALIKAAKQPEFGSKMTT, from the coding sequence ATGATTGCAAAAAAGCGTATTTTATTAAAACTGACCGGTGAAGCATTTCTAGCCCAAGATGGCAAAACACTTTGTCCCAAAACGCTTCAAGCAATTATTGCACAAATAAAAGAACTAAAAAATAGCCACCAATTCGGCATTGTTGTCGGGGGTGGCAATTTTTTTAGAGGTGCAAAAGAAGGAAAGATGTTGGGCATGCAACCATCATCGGCTCATCAAGTTGGTATTTTAGCGACAACACTCAACGGCATCATCCTCAAGAACTTACTCGAACAACAAGAGGTCAAAACTACCATTTTTTGCGCAATTGAATGCCCTCCTGCAGGAACGCCCATTTCACAACAAGGCATAACCTCCTCAATCAAAAAAGATAATACATTAGTATTCACCGGCGGAACCGGAAATCCCTTCTTTACCACCGATACAAATGCGATATTACGTGGATTGCAAATGCAAGCTGATGAAATCTGGAAAGGCACTAAAGTTGATGGAGTATATAATAAAGACCCACATAAATATGCGGACGCTCAGCGCTACACACACCTTACGTATAAAACAGCTTTAAATGAACATCTCAAGATCATGGACCCTCCTTCATACGCATTAGCAGAAGAACACAATCAAACTGTGCGCATTTTCAACATATTTGAACCTAAAGCACTGATAAAAGCTGCAAAACAGCCTGAATTTGGCAGCAAAATGACCACTTGA